One Natrinema halophilum genomic window carries:
- a CDS encoding glutamate--tRNA ligase has protein sequence MNDELRERVERETEKHALLNAVKHESDAAVGAVMGPLMGDNPDFREHADAVPDVVGGVVSRVNDLEYEEKRARLEELAPEELAEIEAEDEEDEHDLPALPNADDYGEIRMRCAPNPNGPWHVGHARMPAVIGTYRDRYDGWFCVRFDDTDPETKRPDLDAYDAILDDLDYLGFEPDATYRASDRLETYYDHARDLIEKGGAYTCSCSGEAFSELKNNGEPCPHRDKGADTVLDEFEAMVDGEFSSGEMVLRVKTDIQHKNPALRDWVAFRMIDTPHPREDASEYRCWPMLDFQSGVDDHLLEITHIIRGIDLQDSAKRQQFVYDYFDWDYPEVIHWGHVQLDDYDVKMSTSTIATLIDRGELDGWDDPRAPTLKSLRRRGIRGGAIVEAMVGLGTSTSDVDLAMSAIYANNRERIDDETDRRFLVRDGNQVPLAGSPPDEANPPFHPNYEDRGVREIPVGDSVLLEPDDLPQREDRIWLKGLGCFQFTRDVLQYTGEDIDVVREGDVDVVHWVPAAESVPVRMRTMDGDVTGRAEPGVADIEPDGIVQFERVGFARIDRHADEETVAYYTHP, from the coding sequence ATGAACGATGAGTTACGCGAGCGCGTCGAGCGAGAGACCGAAAAGCACGCGCTATTGAACGCCGTCAAACACGAGAGCGACGCCGCCGTCGGCGCCGTGATGGGGCCGTTGATGGGCGACAATCCGGACTTTCGCGAACACGCCGATGCCGTTCCCGATGTCGTCGGCGGAGTCGTCAGTCGGGTAAACGATCTCGAGTACGAGGAAAAACGCGCTCGGCTCGAGGAACTGGCACCTGAAGAACTCGCCGAGATAGAGGCGGAAGACGAGGAGGACGAACACGATTTGCCGGCTCTCCCGAACGCGGACGACTACGGGGAGATCCGGATGCGGTGTGCGCCGAATCCGAACGGACCCTGGCACGTCGGCCACGCCCGAATGCCCGCCGTCATCGGCACCTATCGCGACCGCTACGACGGGTGGTTCTGCGTTCGGTTCGACGACACCGATCCCGAAACCAAGCGCCCGGACCTCGACGCCTACGACGCGATTCTCGACGATCTCGACTATCTCGGCTTCGAACCCGATGCGACGTACAGGGCGAGCGATCGGCTCGAGACCTATTACGACCACGCTCGAGACTTGATCGAGAAGGGAGGAGCCTACACGTGTTCGTGTTCCGGCGAGGCGTTCTCGGAACTGAAAAACAACGGCGAGCCCTGTCCGCACCGCGACAAGGGCGCTGACACCGTCCTCGACGAATTCGAGGCGATGGTCGACGGCGAGTTCAGTAGCGGAGAGATGGTCCTTCGAGTCAAAACCGACATCCAGCACAAGAATCCGGCGCTTCGGGACTGGGTCGCTTTCCGGATGATCGATACGCCCCACCCTCGCGAGGACGCAAGCGAATACCGCTGCTGGCCGATGCTCGACTTCCAGTCGGGCGTCGACGATCACCTCCTCGAGATCACGCACATCATCCGCGGCATCGATCTGCAGGACTCCGCGAAACGACAGCAGTTCGTTTACGACTACTTCGACTGGGATTACCCGGAGGTCATCCACTGGGGGCACGTCCAACTCGACGACTACGACGTGAAGATGAGTACCTCGACGATCGCTACGTTGATCGATCGAGGCGAACTCGACGGCTGGGACGACCCGCGTGCGCCGACGCTGAAGAGCCTGCGCCGGCGTGGAATCCGCGGCGGAGCGATCGTCGAGGCAATGGTCGGCCTCGGCACCTCGACCAGCGACGTCGATCTCGCGATGAGCGCGATCTATGCGAACAACCGCGAGCGAATCGACGACGAGACCGATCGACGGTTTCTCGTCCGCGATGGCAATCAGGTCCCCCTCGCAGGTAGTCCGCCCGATGAAGCGAATCCGCCGTTCCATCCCAACTACGAGGACCGTGGCGTTCGGGAGATTCCGGTCGGCGACTCCGTCCTGCTCGAGCCGGACGACCTCCCCCAGCGCGAGGATCGCATCTGGCTCAAGGGGCTTGGCTGTTTCCAGTTCACACGAGACGTGTTGCAGTACACGGGCGAGGATATCGACGTCGTCCGGGAGGGCGACGTCGACGTCGTTCACTGGGTGCCGGCCGCAGAGAGCGTCCCCGTCCGCATGCGGACGATGGACGGCGACGTCACCGGCCGGGCGGAACCGGGCGTCGCCGACATCGAGCCCGATGGGATTGTTCAGTTCGAACGGGTTGGATTCGCGAGAATCGACCGTCACGCCGACGAGGAAACGG
- the idsA3 gene encoding geranylfarnesyl diphosphate synthase — protein sequence MTSPEAREEAVLEAVRHRREQVNEAIPEELPIQRPERLYEASRYLLDAGGKRLRPAVLLTTAEALGDVDPLSTEYRSFPSLHEEDPVDVMAAAVSVEVIQSFTLIHDDIMDDDDLRRGVPAVHEAYDLETAILAGDTLYSKAFEIMLETEAQSDRIVEAFDVLATTCTKICEGQSLDVTFEERADVSPEEYLEMIEQKTAVLYAASACLPAILLGADDDTIDALYGYGLDIGRAFQIQDDVLDLTVPSEQLGKQRGSDLVENKQTLITVHARRQGVDVNTLVDTDDVDAVTESEIDDAVAELEAAGSIAYSNETARDLVEQGKDRLEVLPDNEARDLLCQIADYLIERGY from the coding sequence ATGACGAGCCCAGAGGCACGCGAAGAAGCGGTGCTCGAGGCGGTACGGCACCGTCGTGAGCAGGTCAACGAAGCGATCCCTGAAGAGTTACCGATCCAGCGACCCGAACGGCTCTATGAGGCCTCCCGATATCTGCTCGATGCGGGCGGCAAACGGTTACGGCCAGCCGTCCTGTTGACGACGGCGGAGGCTCTGGGTGATGTCGACCCACTCTCAACAGAGTATCGGTCGTTCCCGTCGCTTCACGAAGAGGACCCTGTCGACGTGATGGCAGCAGCCGTCAGCGTCGAAGTTATTCAGTCGTTCACGCTGATTCATGACGACATCATGGATGACGACGACCTTCGGCGGGGAGTACCCGCCGTACACGAGGCATACGACCTCGAGACGGCTATTTTGGCTGGCGACACTCTTTACTCAAAAGCCTTCGAGATCATGCTCGAGACGGAGGCCCAATCGGATCGTATCGTCGAGGCATTCGACGTCCTCGCGACGACCTGTACGAAGATATGCGAAGGCCAATCCCTCGACGTCACCTTCGAGGAACGCGCCGACGTCTCGCCCGAGGAATACCTCGAGATGATCGAACAGAAGACGGCCGTCCTGTACGCCGCTTCTGCGTGTCTCCCCGCAATCTTGCTGGGGGCTGACGACGACACGATCGACGCCTTATATGGCTACGGCCTCGACATCGGTCGCGCGTTTCAAATACAGGACGACGTTCTCGACCTGACGGTACCCAGCGAGCAACTCGGTAAACAACGAGGGAGCGACCTCGTCGAGAACAAACAGACGTTGATCACCGTCCACGCCCGTCGACAAGGAGTCGACGTCAACACTCTGGTCGATACCGACGACGTCGACGCGGTCACCGAGTCCGAGATAGACGACGCGGTCGCCGAACTCGAGGCCGCCGGTTCGATCGCCTACTCCAACGAAACCGCCCGCGACTTAGTCGAGCAAGGGAAAGACAGACTCGAGGTCCTTCCGGACAACGAGGCTCGCGACCTTCTCTGTCAGATTGCAGATTACCTGATTGAGCGGGGATACTGA
- a CDS encoding ribonuclease J, whose product MEIEIATIGGYEEVGRQMTAVRAGDDVVVFDMGLNLSQVLIHDNVETERMHSLDLIDMGAIPDDRVMSDLEGDVKAIVPTHGHLDHIGAISKLAHRYNAPIVATPFTIELVKQQIEGEQKFGVENDLIKMDAGETMSIGDSGKVDLEFVNVTHSIIDAINPVLHTPEGAVVYGLDKRMDHTPVIGDPIDMDRFREIGREGNGVLCYIEDCTNASKKGRTPSENVAREHLRDVLYSLEDYDGGIVATTFSSHIARVKSLVEFADDIGRQPVLLGRSMEKYSGTAERLDFIDFPTDLGMFGHRKSVDRTFKRIMNEGKGDYLPVVTGHQGEPRAMLTRMARGETPYELDDGDKVVFSARVIPEPTNEGQRYQAEKLLGMQGARVYDDIHVSGHLNQEGHYEMLDALQPQHIIPAHQDMSGYSSYVNLCESEGYQLGRDLHVTRNGNLIQLVD is encoded by the coding sequence ATGGAAATCGAAATCGCAACCATTGGCGGCTACGAAGAAGTCGGACGGCAGATGACAGCCGTCCGCGCTGGCGACGATGTCGTCGTCTTCGATATGGGTCTGAACCTCTCGCAGGTGCTGATCCACGACAACGTCGAAACCGAACGGATGCACAGCCTCGACCTGATCGACATGGGCGCTATCCCCGACGACCGGGTCATGAGCGACCTCGAAGGCGACGTGAAGGCTATCGTGCCGACTCACGGCCACCTGGACCACATCGGTGCCATCTCGAAGTTGGCACACCGGTACAACGCGCCGATCGTCGCAACGCCGTTTACGATCGAACTCGTCAAACAACAGATCGAAGGCGAACAGAAGTTCGGCGTCGAAAACGACCTGATCAAGATGGACGCCGGCGAGACGATGTCGATCGGCGACTCCGGAAAGGTCGATCTCGAGTTTGTCAACGTCACTCACTCGATCATCGACGCGATCAACCCCGTCCTCCACACGCCCGAAGGCGCCGTGGTCTACGGTCTCGACAAACGCATGGACCACACGCCGGTCATCGGCGATCCGATCGATATGGATCGGTTCCGCGAGATCGGCCGCGAGGGCAACGGCGTTCTCTGTTACATCGAGGACTGTACTAACGCGAGCAAGAAGGGCCGGACGCCCTCCGAAAACGTCGCTCGCGAACATCTCCGCGACGTCCTTTACAGCCTCGAGGACTACGACGGCGGCATCGTCGCGACCACATTCTCGAGTCACATCGCACGGGTGAAATCCCTGGTCGAATTCGCCGACGACATCGGTCGCCAACCTGTCTTGCTCGGTCGGTCGATGGAGAAGTACTCCGGCACCGCAGAGCGACTCGACTTCATCGACTTCCCCACTGATCTGGGGATGTTCGGACACCGAAAATCGGTCGATAGAACGTTCAAACGCATCATGAACGAGGGCAAGGGCGACTACCTTCCCGTCGTCACCGGTCATCAGGGTGAACCTCGCGCTATGCTCACTCGAATGGCACGCGGCGAAACGCCGTACGAACTGGACGACGGCGACAAGGTCGTCTTCTCGGCTCGCGTCATTCCGGAACCGACCAACGAGGGCCAACGGTATCAGGCTGAGAAACTGCTCGGCATGCAAGGTGCGCGGGTGTACGACGACATTCACGTTTCAGGTCACCTCAACCAGGAGGGCCACTACGAGATGCTCGACGCACTCCAGCCCCAACACATCATTCCGGCTCACCAGGACATGAGCGGCTATTCCAGCTACGTCAACCTTTGTGAGAGCGAGGGCTACCAACTTGGACGGGATCTCCACGTTACGCGAAACGGGAACCTCATCCAGTTAGTAGACTGA
- the trkA gene encoding Trk system potassium transporter TrkA, with product MYVIIVGAGEVGRSIAANLEDAHDVVIIDRDAEVIEELTYSLDVLTIHGDGTDLERLREAGLEQAGLVIACTDNDETNAVVCGAAKAATDVFTIARVRRRTLLETWQGSQGAFGVDFMVCTDLLTAQTIFRISGLPGAHDVDTFAGGLVRMAEFDIPVDSPIADRTVSEADYYDSLTFAALFRDDEMIVTRGDTVIRGGDRIVVIGSPDSINDFADEVTATPDDAEEVVIVGASEIGFQAAREFEEHGFRPRLIEQDHDRAREVAESLPNTMVMESDATNTQFLAREHVGEADVVVAALDSDEKNLLVSLLADRLGVDRTVAVIETVEYAELFETVGIDVAINPREETAEEIVRFTRTDHTEQVAMLEHDRAEVIEIEVGVDSVLVGRNIADATNDLPAGVVIGAISRGGEHITPRGSTAVQPGDHVIIFVDAAVLDEVVNLI from the coding sequence GTGTACGTAATTATCGTCGGGGCCGGTGAGGTAGGCCGCTCGATCGCCGCTAATCTGGAAGATGCTCACGACGTGGTCATCATCGACCGTGACGCAGAAGTAATTGAGGAACTCACCTACTCGCTTGACGTGCTCACGATTCACGGCGACGGGACCGACCTCGAAAGGCTGCGTGAGGCCGGCCTCGAACAGGCGGGCCTCGTCATTGCCTGTACGGACAACGACGAGACAAACGCCGTCGTCTGCGGCGCCGCAAAGGCAGCCACCGATGTGTTTACTATCGCACGAGTTCGGCGCCGGACGTTACTGGAAACCTGGCAGGGATCACAGGGCGCGTTCGGCGTCGACTTTATGGTCTGTACGGATCTGCTGACCGCCCAGACTATCTTCCGAATATCGGGTCTACCAGGTGCACACGACGTCGATACGTTCGCGGGAGGCCTCGTTCGGATGGCCGAGTTCGACATCCCGGTCGACAGTCCGATCGCCGACCGGACCGTCAGCGAAGCCGACTATTACGATTCTCTCACCTTCGCCGCGCTCTTTCGAGACGACGAAATGATAGTAACTCGGGGCGATACGGTAATTCGAGGCGGTGATCGAATCGTCGTGATCGGGAGCCCTGATTCGATCAACGACTTCGCCGACGAAGTGACAGCGACGCCGGACGACGCAGAAGAGGTCGTCATCGTTGGTGCCAGCGAAATCGGCTTTCAGGCTGCTCGCGAGTTCGAGGAACACGGCTTTCGCCCCCGCCTAATCGAACAGGATCACGACCGCGCTCGCGAGGTCGCCGAATCGTTACCCAACACGATGGTCATGGAAAGCGATGCGACCAACACCCAATTCCTCGCCCGGGAACACGTCGGGGAGGCGGATGTCGTCGTCGCGGCTCTCGACAGCGACGAGAAGAACCTTCTCGTCTCTCTGCTCGCCGACCGCCTCGGCGTCGACAGAACCGTCGCCGTCATCGAAACCGTCGAGTACGCTGAGCTCTTCGAGACCGTCGGGATCGACGTGGCGATCAACCCTCGAGAAGAAACCGCCGAGGAAATCGTCCGCTTTACGCGAACAGATCACACCGAGCAGGTCGCAATGCTCGAACACGACCGCGCAGAAGTCATCGAAATCGAGGTCGGCGTCGATAGCGTCCTCGTCGGCCGAAACATCGCAGACGCGACCAACGATCTTCCGGCTGGCGTCGTCATCGGAGCGATCTCCCGCGGCGGCGAGCACATTACCCCCCGCGGCTCGACGGCCGTCCAACCCGGCGACCACGTAATTATCTTCGTAGACGCAGCGGTTCTCGATGAGGTCGTCAACCTGATATAG
- a CDS encoding TrkH family potassium uptake protein gives MNETIETIGRDLGRMLEALAGLLFVSIIVPLVWGEYYAIPALIVSGSIPFAIGYFFRTRFREATRPGKLHGMIIAATGWFCVAVFGSVPFLLIAWTVEIGLPLLETPSQTGTLAAFTNPLNALFESMSGFTGTGLTMTDNEEVLPRTLQWWRSFSEWVGGVGVIVLTTAILARPGSGSLTLYESEARSERIHPSIVSTVQTIWWIFILFTFVSILLLWTAGMPIWGAINHGMTGLSTGGFSITDNSIATYDSAAIDFALLPVMLLGSIAFPVHYLILQGDLRNLYADLQTRWVFIYMSVGTFALTALVYASDTYDSLFAAFRYGSFQFVSAATCAGFQTAVDTTNVALGRWPAQAQLTVTFGMIVGGAAGSTVGGIKLIRVLTLLKGIRFRITDVFYPETAVRRLKINGRRLDEREMRQEFEEAAIIGLLWFIFLGIGMFVLLLILPQGEYTLENIIFEVASAQGNVGLSAGITGPESLPTLGKVVFLFNMWIGRLEIIPVLVTLRAVFRRGGIYE, from the coding sequence ATGAACGAGACGATTGAAACGATCGGTCGGGACCTCGGGCGAATGCTCGAGGCGCTGGCCGGTTTGCTGTTCGTCTCGATTATTGTCCCCCTCGTCTGGGGCGAATACTACGCGATTCCCGCGCTGATCGTCTCCGGATCGATTCCGTTCGCTATCGGGTATTTCTTCAGAACGAGGTTTCGGGAGGCGACCAGACCGGGTAAGTTACACGGGATGATCATCGCGGCAACGGGGTGGTTCTGTGTCGCAGTCTTCGGATCAGTTCCCTTCCTGCTTATCGCGTGGACGGTAGAGATCGGCTTGCCGCTGCTCGAGACACCGTCACAGACGGGGACGCTTGCGGCGTTTACCAATCCGCTCAACGCGCTGTTCGAGAGCATGAGCGGCTTTACGGGAACCGGGCTAACGATGACCGACAACGAGGAGGTCTTGCCGCGGACGCTGCAGTGGTGGCGTTCGTTCAGCGAGTGGGTCGGCGGCGTCGGCGTGATCGTCCTCACGACGGCGATTCTCGCACGGCCCGGCAGCGGTTCGTTGACCCTTTACGAGAGCGAAGCGCGGTCGGAGCGAATTCATCCGAGTATCGTCTCGACCGTGCAGACGATCTGGTGGATCTTCATCCTCTTTACGTTCGTCTCGATCCTGCTCCTCTGGACCGCTGGCATGCCGATCTGGGGGGCAATCAACCACGGGATGACCGGCCTGTCGACCGGCGGATTTTCGATCACCGATAACTCGATCGCCACTTACGATAGCGCGGCGATCGATTTCGCACTCCTGCCGGTCATGCTCCTCGGGAGTATCGCGTTCCCTGTTCACTATCTCATCTTGCAGGGCGATCTTCGGAATCTCTATGCGGATCTCCAGACGCGGTGGGTATTCATCTACATGAGCGTCGGAACGTTCGCTCTCACCGCACTTGTGTACGCGAGCGACACGTACGACTCGTTGTTCGCGGCGTTCCGGTACGGGTCGTTTCAGTTCGTCTCCGCGGCGACCTGCGCCGGTTTCCAGACTGCGGTTGACACCACTAACGTCGCTCTGGGACGGTGGCCGGCACAGGCACAACTCACCGTCACGTTCGGGATGATCGTCGGCGGTGCAGCCGGTTCGACCGTCGGCGGTATCAAACTGATCCGCGTACTCACCCTGTTGAAAGGGATCCGATTCCGAATCACGGACGTCTTCTACCCGGAAACGGCCGTCCGCCGACTGAAAATCAACGGTCGCCGACTCGACGAACGGGAAATGCGACAGGAGTTCGAAGAAGCGGCGATTATTGGGTTACTCTGGTTCATCTTCCTCGGTATCGGGATGTTCGTCCTCTTACTCATACTCCCGCAGGGCGAGTACACGCTCGAGAATATCATTTTCGAAGTCGCGAGTGCACAGGGTAACGTCGGCCTCTCAGCGGGAATTACCGGTCCAGAGTCGCTTCCGACGCTCGGGAAGGTCGTATTCCTCTTTAACATGTGGATCGGCCGGCTCGAGATAATTCCCGTTCTGGTGACGCTACGGGCGGTCTTCCGACGTGGAGGAATCTACGAATGA
- a CDS encoding potassium channel family protein, which translates to MYIVIVGAGDIGIPLIDIATRSGNEVVVIEKDPERADRAAGEYDCLILNADATAHGTLKDAGIEKADALISTTDRDAINIMVCLLAQEHEVPTIVSVVHDPEHMNVFRQIGVNTMENPQELIAGYLYRAVARPAIVDYMRIGEKAEVFEIRVTENAPISGRTIVEAAHEEILPDDVLIVAIEREGEDPPITPKGDTTIRTGDLLTVYSGFGADPELTDVFGHYEDRLK; encoded by the coding sequence ATGTACATCGTTATCGTCGGCGCGGGCGATATCGGAATACCGCTCATCGATATCGCCACCCGATCGGGAAACGAAGTCGTGGTCATCGAAAAGGATCCCGAGCGGGCCGACCGGGCTGCCGGAGAATACGACTGTCTGATTCTCAACGCCGATGCGACGGCACACGGCACGCTCAAGGATGCCGGAATCGAGAAGGCAGACGCACTGATCAGCACCACCGACCGGGATGCGATCAACATCATGGTCTGCTTGCTCGCACAGGAACACGAGGTTCCGACGATCGTGTCGGTGGTTCACGATCCAGAGCACATGAACGTGTTCCGCCAGATCGGCGTCAACACGATGGAAAACCCACAGGAACTCATCGCTGGATACCTCTACCGTGCGGTCGCTCGTCCGGCGATCGTCGACTACATGCGGATCGGGGAGAAAGCGGAGGTGTTCGAAATTCGCGTCACAGAGAACGCGCCGATCTCCGGCCGAACGATCGTCGAGGCGGCCCACGAGGAGATACTCCCTGATGACGTTCTGATCGTCGCGATCGAACGCGAGGGAGAGGACCCGCCCATTACTCCGAAAGGCGATACGACGATTCGGACTGGGGACTTACTCACCGTCTATTCGGGATTCGGTGCGGATCCGGAGCTCACCGACGTGTTCGGGCATTACGAAGACCGGCTGAAATGA
- a CDS encoding TrkH family potassium uptake protein, whose translation MRLRTDWRASFALVGTVLKYLSVPLVIPVVVALIYNDPLVPFIATIALTIAVGHGLELLNPEPDLEVREAMLFVAISWLAVAAVGAVPYVIAGWGTGSTLAHPVNALFESMSGFTTTGATVLGEISLERHSHAVMMWRQLTQWLGGMGIIVLMVAILPELAVSGAQLVESEAPGPQLQKLTPRIAETARILWLVYFAFTVVYIAILYGLHLAGAAPNMTLYNAIAHGFTTLPTGGFSPEADSVAAFSSIVQWTAIPFMIVAGTNFALFWHVFSGESHRFVRNTEFRAYTGAIAGFAVLLAGILYVGSAPALGELGGVTEGVVENSLRQSAFQITSLLTSTGYATSDFATWNSTGQVVLLFAMLVGGCAGSTGGGIKVVRWLIIFKVLRRELFTASHPEVVRPIRLGGNIVDEDAIRGVLGFSFLYLVIFAIATLVIMLDASRIGYTLTPLEAFSASLATIGNIGPGFGSLGPFGSYLQFPVSSKLLMIFLMWLGRLEIIPVLVMFTGGFWTR comes from the coding sequence ATGAGGCTCCGAACCGATTGGCGCGCCAGTTTCGCGCTCGTCGGTACCGTTCTGAAGTATCTGTCCGTTCCGTTGGTTATTCCGGTCGTCGTCGCGCTCATCTACAACGATCCGCTAGTCCCGTTCATCGCGACGATCGCACTCACCATCGCCGTCGGTCACGGCCTGGAACTCCTCAATCCGGAACCGGACCTGGAAGTTCGGGAGGCGATGCTATTCGTGGCGATTTCGTGGCTCGCAGTTGCAGCCGTGGGTGCCGTACCGTACGTCATCGCGGGTTGGGGAACAGGATCGACGCTCGCCCACCCCGTCAACGCGCTGTTCGAGTCGATGTCCGGCTTCACGACGACCGGAGCGACGGTCCTCGGGGAAATATCGCTCGAACGCCACTCACACGCCGTGATGATGTGGCGCCAGCTCACCCAGTGGCTCGGCGGGATGGGGATCATCGTGCTGATGGTCGCGATCCTGCCAGAGCTCGCGGTGAGCGGCGCTCAACTCGTCGAGTCGGAAGCACCGGGTCCGCAGCTGCAAAAACTCACACCGCGAATCGCCGAAACGGCACGCATCCTCTGGCTCGTCTACTTCGCATTTACCGTCGTTTACATCGCAATTCTCTACGGTCTCCACCTGGCGGGAGCGGCTCCAAACATGACGCTGTACAACGCTATCGCCCACGGGTTCACGACGCTTCCGACGGGTGGATTCTCACCGGAAGCCGACAGCGTCGCGGCTTTCTCTTCGATCGTACAGTGGACTGCCATCCCGTTCATGATCGTTGCCGGGACCAACTTCGCCCTGTTCTGGCACGTCTTTAGCGGAGAGAGCCACAGGTTCGTCAGAAATACCGAATTCAGGGCCTACACCGGCGCAATAGCTGGATTTGCCGTTCTACTAGCGGGTATCCTGTACGTCGGTTCCGCACCCGCACTGGGAGAACTCGGCGGCGTGACGGAAGGCGTCGTCGAGAACTCGCTGCGACAGAGTGCCTTTCAGATCACGTCGCTGTTGACGTCGACCGGGTACGCGACGAGCGACTTCGCCACCTGGAATTCGACCGGCCAAGTCGTGCTCCTGTTCGCGATGCTCGTCGGCGGGTGTGCCGGCTCGACCGGCGGCGGCATCAAGGTCGTCCGGTGGCTGATCATCTTCAAGGTGCTTCGTCGGGAGCTGTTTACGGCGTCTCATCCCGAAGTCGTCCGGCCGATCCGGCTCGGCGGCAACATCGTCGACGAAGACGCTATTCGCGGTGTTCTCGGCTTTTCCTTCCTGTATCTGGTTATATTTGCTATTGCGACGTTAGTCATCATGCTGGATGCGAGTCGCATCGGCTACACGTTGACGCCACTCGAGGCGTTCAGCGCGAGTCTCGCGACGATCGGCAACATCGGTCCCGGATTCGGCTCTCTCGGACCGTTCGGTAGCTACCTTCAGTTTCCGGTCAGCTCGAAGCTCCTGATGATCTTTCTCATGTGGCTCGGCCGCCTCGAGATCATCCCCGTCCTCGTCATGTTCACTGGTGGGTTCTGGACGCGCTGA
- a CDS encoding isopentenyl phosphate kinase, translating into MMVLKLGGSVITEKERPETLDGESLERAADAIAAARADGLDDLIVVHGGGSFGHHNASEHGVSTTNGTHDASAILEIHGAMKTLNQFVLSRLVDRDVQAVPVHPFSTAHRDVEARLEFPTEQVETMLAEGFVPVLHGDVIAHSGAGATVVSGDELVAELARALAADRVGLCSTVPGVLDENDAVVDRISDFGSVASALGASEATDVTGGMAGKVRTLLDIDAEASIFGLDALRTFLDGSTPGTTID; encoded by the coding sequence ATGATGGTCCTCAAACTCGGCGGCAGCGTCATCACCGAAAAAGAGCGGCCAGAAACGCTCGACGGAGAGTCACTCGAGCGAGCGGCCGATGCTATCGCGGCGGCGCGTGCCGATGGACTCGACGATCTCATCGTCGTCCACGGTGGCGGAAGTTTCGGACACCACAACGCCAGCGAGCACGGTGTCAGCACGACTAACGGGACTCACGACGCGAGTGCGATTCTAGAAATCCACGGTGCGATGAAGACGCTGAACCAGTTCGTTCTGAGCCGACTAGTCGATCGAGACGTGCAAGCGGTTCCCGTACATCCGTTCTCGACCGCTCATCGGGACGTCGAGGCCCGTCTCGAATTCCCGACCGAACAGGTCGAAACGATGCTGGCGGAGGGATTCGTCCCAGTCCTTCACGGCGACGTGATCGCCCACTCCGGTGCGGGCGCGACGGTCGTCAGCGGCGACGAACTCGTCGCCGAACTCGCCCGGGCCCTCGCGGCCGACCGCGTCGGCCTCTGCTCGACAGTCCCCGGTGTTCTGGACGAAAACGATGCAGTCGTCGACCGAATCTCCGACTTCGGGTCCGTCGCGTCGGCGCTCGGTGCGAGCGAGGCGACTGACGTGACCGGCGGGATGGCCGGGAAGGTACGGACGCTACTGGACATAGACGCCGAGGCATCGATCTTCGGTCTCGATGCGCTGCGTACGTTCCTCGACGGGTCCACTCCAGGGACGACGATCGACTAG